From a region of the Podospora pseudopauciseta strain CBS 411.78 chromosome 7 map unlocalized CBS411.78m_7, whole genome shotgun sequence genome:
- a CDS encoding uncharacterized protein (EggNog:ENOG503PESB) produces the protein MMPAQGRNTAAPSLLPPVDNEATTPFSDLFNSGFDRAAIDATLQFVDRNIIIAPNGRRYRLEELPDPAPGQLPSPASASASAPFTPPPPASPPSYQAAPTARTPPIASRAPPVASSLSSSLSFKTFATWGRSPSNANSHSHSSPRRHNPPPPQPQPPPPQSPIHEASTMMAQLSVGSNHFGVNPLYGQSDGGVQAAEALTDPYMGVPGVAPATPRSTTASPRGSISQTQQHPPSSPQQYLEPSSQHAHHARMSSVSSGSGNPHQTRWTSPDYVGYTQQAVNASRQLPPTTTGLPSLLGESIPIVSSSPSASSLSPTLATLPTSSSYSSSNSNYLHQYYNQSHPHPRRISDPLSPPTPSPSEVEKEFYNGPGIRGHHHYPPLYHHVPTSDYVASPSVVARQPSYASFGATPTQEYGGGGEYDTLTPVVVMHPMQSTTDVAGTPGMAPSMMSSDGGSTGRDNVLPGEDLVFDGPVRSAHSLTNPIWQEGVLKVFRNNLTNDLRFHCKAPKESETYWMKSINAQLVPAYAYDQRLPNVVYIRDRESEQGPGSGYMSSSSQAGTGRPSGIYQFDKPAALFDFQARLTSQKVVLDIQSVKLVTLNKSGSREIEKYSGVRLQIWHESNEGGRRGGGGPSAEVASFVTAGTALSGPLRERLVASSSRLMVYLGRSGEYITLFITDDLDIKLEGQTIVKLKPRKGPGPFTRRVSRWPGVKAHMEKGIGSEPAGLDIHGQQGEEDVEKYDLYKTFEIEFENSPSQDNFVQKWKEVLHQRRRERQRLEQIQEEMTSTGGLHGRQARELFW, from the exons ATGATGCCAGCCCAGGGCCGTAACACAGCGGCCCccagccttcttccccccgTGGACAACGAGGCTACAACGCCTTTCTCGGACCTCTTCAACAGCGGTTTTGATCGCGCGGCCATCGACGCAACCCTACAGTTTGTTGATCGCAACATCATCATTGCACCAAACGGCCGCCGCTACCGGTTAGAAGAGCTTCCCGATCCCGCACCAGGACAACTCCCCAGCCCAGCGTCTGCTTCCGCTTCGGCCCCTTTtacaccacctccgcctgCCAGTCCCCCAAGTTATCAAGCCGCTCCGACTGCGAGGACGCCGCCGATAGCAAGCCGCGCGCCGCCGGTTGCCAGTTCTCTTTCGAGCTCACTCTCCTTTAAGACATTTGCGACATGGGGGAGGTCGCCGTCGAATGCCAACTCGCATTCGCATTCCTCCCCTCGAAGGCataacccaccaccaccacaaccacaaccaccaccgccccagAGCCCGATTCATGAAGCCAGCACGATGATGGCCCAGCTCAGCGTCGGCAGCAACCATTTTGGGGTCAACCCTTTGTACGGACAGTCAGATGGCGGGGTGCAAGCGGCCGAAGCCTTGACGGATCCCTACATGGGCGTCCCTGGAGTGGCGCCGGCAACCCCGCGAAGTACAACGGCTTCACCCAGGGGTTCCATATCGCAAACACAGCAGCACCCACCGTCGTCACCACAGCAGTACCTGGAGCCTTCAAGCCAACATGCCCACCATGCTCGCATGTCATCCGTGTCGTCTGGGAGTGGGAACCCACATCAGACACGCTGGACCAGCCCCGATTACGTCGGCTATACGCAACAAGCAGTCAACGCCTCCCGTCAACtgccgccgacgacgactGGCCTACCATCACTCCTAGGGGAGTCAATACCAATAGTATCGAGCAGCCCATCAGCGTCATCACTCTCACCAACTCTGGCAACACTGCCTACGTCATCTTCCTACTCGTCCTCCAACTCGAACTATCTCCACCAATATTACAACCAGTCTCACCCGCATCCACGAAGGATATCAGACCCTCTATCACCCCCGACGCCATCGCCCTCAGAAGTAGAGAAGGAGTTTTACAACGGACCAGGGATTCGAGGACACCATCACTACCCGCCGCTGTATCACCATGTGCCTACATCGGATTACGTAGCATCACCGTCTGTTGTGGCAAGACAGCCGAGTTACGCTAGTTTTGGGGCAACACCAACGCAGGAAtatggcgggggaggggaataTGACACCTTgacgccggtggtggtgatgcacCCGATGCAGAGCACTACCGATGTAGCGGGAACCCCTGGAATGGCCCCGTCGATGATGTCGAGCGATGGGGGGAGCACGGGGAGGGACAATGTGCTGCCAGGGGAGGACCTGGTGTTTGATGG CCCGGTCAGATCCGCCCATTCTCTCACCAACCCAATATGGCAGGAGGGCGTCTTGAAGGTCTTTAGAAATAACTTGACCAACGACCTTCGGTTCCACTGTAAAGCGCCAAAAGAGTCAGAAACATATTGGA TGAAATCCATCAATGCCCAACTCGTCCCAGCATATGCCTATGATCAACGACTCCCAAACGTGGTCTACATCCGCGATAGGGAATCAGAACAGGGCCCGGGAAGCGGGTATATGTCATCTTCTTCGCAGGCAGGAACAGGAAGACCAAGCGGGATATATCAGTTTGACAAACCGGCGGCGTTATTCGACTTTCAGGCTCGCCTGACAAGTCAGAAGGTGGTGCTTGATATCCAAAGTGTTAAGTTGGTCACGCTAAACAAAAGCGGGTCGAGGGAGATAGAGAAGTACTCTGGGGTTAGGCTGCAGATCTGGCACGAGAGTAACGAAGGTGGAAGGAGAGGTGGCGGGGGGCCATCAGCAGAAGTGGCTAGTTTTGTAACAGCTGGGACGGCGTTAAGTGGACCGTTGAGGGAGAGATTGGTAGCCAGCAGTTCAAGGCTGATGGTTTATTTGGGACGTTCGGGGGAGTACATCACTTTGTTTA TCACCGATGATTTGGATATTAAGCTGGAAGGGCAGACGATTGTGAAGTTGAAACCAAGAAAGGGGCCGGGGCCGTTTACAAGGAGGGTGTCACGGTGGCCGGGGGTGAAAG CACATATGGAAAAAGGCATAGGTTCCGAGCCTGCTGGATTAGACATCCATGGTCaacaaggggaggaagacgTGGAAAAGTACGATTTGTACAAGACTTTTGAGATTGAGTTTGAGAACTCGCCAA GTCAAGACAACTTTGTCCAAAAATGGAAAGAAGTCCTTCACCAACGGCGACGAGAACGCCAGCGATTAGAACAAATACAAGAAGAGATGACGAGCACGGGTGGTTTACACGGGCGACAAGCCAGGGAGTTGTTCTGGTGA
- a CDS encoding uncharacterized protein (EggNog:ENOG503PAWV; COG:E) has translation MQEPEIFTQPITSKDRIDGSQSPNGLELDTYRGTIYSNGLSSPGGNGHGGSRGGPNDDNSSDDYHDFVYPEERKLGTWSTAFLIINRVVGAGIFSTPSSIILSINSVGMTLLFWVLGGIMTFCLFVYLEYGTALPRSGGEKVYLERVYQRPRYLATCIFAVQFVFFAISTANSISFSSYLLRAAKGSSGNEEYLRSQQLQPNINDPEDERQWLTRGIAVAAITVVCLIHAFAPRWGIWLSNGLGAFKLVLLSLLVCTGFAALAGKTASPRPEPSNFSSFNGPEMETANARTLDTGPPMAQTAAGYALGLLQVLYSYGGWENANYVLTEVRNAPTTLRRAAPIAISIVTVLYVLANIAYFSAMTKDQMANSRVVVAAQFFENVWGKSVFVQRVLPLFIGFSSLGNVFAQSFAMPRVKQELAKEGVLPWSRFWASDWPFNAPSGAIFLHWIVTTVFILASQTSDVYTFVTNVFVYSSNWIKILLAVGLVYLNFTPSERWAEQRTTFRSSPLLTIFWTVSLLFVQAATFIPNQVFTTERLPYYVVPTLGTSLLAIGTAYWLIWAKVLPAFGYHIQHEIVQMPDGSERVKYKRVRPKKKRKRQGQWQRPRRQSVW, from the exons ATGCAAGAACCAGAGATCTTCACCCAGCCCATCACCTCCAAAGACCGAATCGACGGCTCCCAATCCCCCAACGGTCTCGAATTAGACACCTACCGCGGCACAATCTACAGCAAtggcctctcctcccccggtGGAAACGGCCACGGCGGCAGTCGCGGTGGTCCCAACGACGACAATTCCTCCGATGATTACCACGACTTCGTTTACCCAGAAGAACGCAAGCTAGGGACATGGTCGACCGCTTTCCTAATCATCAACCGGGTGGTGGGCGCCGGCATCTTCAGCACGCCAAGTAGTATCATTCTCAGTATCAACAGCGTGGGCATGACGTTGCTGTTTTGGGTGCTGGGGGGTATTATGACTTTTTG CCTCTTCGTCTACCTAGAATACGGCACCGCCCTCCCCCGCTCCGGCGGCGAAAAAGTCTACCTCGAGCGCGTCTACCAACGGCCAAGATACTTGGCAACCTGCATCTTCGCCGTGCAgttcgtcttcttcgccatCTCCACCGCTAACTCGatctccttcagctcctACCTTCTCCGCGCCGCCAaaggcagcagcggcaatgAGGAATACCTCCGAAGCCAGCAGCTCCAgcccaacatcaacgacCCCGAAGACGAGCGCCAATGGCTCACCCGAGGCATCGCCGTTGCAGCCATCACGGTCGTCTGTCTCATCCACGCTTTTGCCCCGAGATGGGGTATCTGGCTCAGCAACGGGTTGGGGGCCTTCAAGTTAGTGTTGCTGAGTCTGTTAGTCTGCACTGGTTTTGCGGCATTGGCGGGAAAGACGGCCAGTCCGAGGCCGGAGCCGAGTAACTTTTCGAGTTTCAATGGCCCGGAAATGGAAACTGCGAATGCGAGGACGCTGGATACTGGTCCGCCAATGGCGCAGACAGCGGCGGGGTATGCGTTGGGCCTGTTGCAGGTGCTATACTCGTATGGAGGGTGGGAGAATGCAAACTATGTGTTGACCGAGGTGAGGAATGCACCGACCACGTTGAGGAGAGCGGCGCCCATTGCGATTAGTATCGTTACGGTGTTGTATGTGTTGGCGAATATTGCTTAT TTTTCTGCCATGACGAAAGATCAGATGGCCAATTCGAGAGTGGTAGTTGCTGCTCAGTTTTTCGAGAACGTCTGGGGGAAGAGCGTCTTCGTTCAGAGGGTTTTGCCGTTGTTTATCGGGTTTTCCTCGTTGGGCAACGTGTTTGCCCAGTCGTTCGCCATGCCTCGTGTGAAGCAGGAGTTGGCCAAGGAGGGTGTCTTGCCATGGTCACGGTTCTGGGCGAGTGATTGGCCGTTCAATGCTCCATCCGGTGCCATCTTTCTCCACTGGATTGTGACAACAGTCTTCATCCTTGCCTCGCAGACGTCAGACGTGTACACCTTTGTCACCAACGTCTTCGTGTACAGCTCGAACTGGATCAAGATCCTTCTtgctgttgggctggtgTACCTGAACTTTACGCCCTCGGAGCGGTGGGCGGAGCAGAGGACTACCTTCCGGAGCTCGCCCTTGTTGACGATTTTCTGGACGGTGTCGTTGCTGTTTGTGCAGGCGGCGACGTTCATTCCGAACCAGGTGTTTACGACGGAGAGATTGCCGTACTACGTTGTACCCACGTTGGGTACGAGTCTGTTGGCGATCGGGACGGCATACTGGCTGATTTGGGCAAAGGTGCTGCCCGCGTTTGGATACCATATCCAGCATGAGATTGTCCAGATGCCTGATGGTAGCGAGAGAGTGAAGTACAAG AGAGTCAgaccaaaaaagaagagaaaaagacaaGGCCAATGGCAACGTCCGAGGAGGCAGTCGGTGTGGTGA